The Streptomyces sp. RKAG293 genome includes a region encoding these proteins:
- the speB gene encoding agmatinase, with product MSSNEPRGPIDSSRIPRYAGPATFARLPRLDEVGTADVAVVGVPFDSGVSYRPGARFGGNAIREASRLLRPYNPAQDASPFALAQVADAGDIAANPFNINEAVETIQAAADDLLDTGARLMTLGGDHTIALPLLRSVARKHGPVALLHFDAHLDTWDTYFGAEYTHGTPFRRAVEEGILDTEALSHVGTRGPLYGKKDLDDDEKMGFGIVTSADVMRRGVDEVAQQLRERIGDRPLYISIDIDVLDPAHAPGTGTPEAGGLTSRELLEIIRGLSSCHLVSADVVEVAPAYDHAEITSVAASHTAYELTTIMSRQISAARQSAK from the coding sequence ATGAGCAGCAACGAACCGCGTGGACCGATCGACTCGTCCCGCATCCCGCGGTACGCCGGCCCCGCCACGTTCGCCCGGCTGCCCCGGCTGGACGAGGTCGGCACCGCGGACGTCGCCGTGGTCGGTGTGCCGTTCGACAGCGGGGTCTCGTACCGTCCCGGCGCCCGCTTCGGCGGCAACGCCATCCGTGAGGCCTCCCGGCTGCTGCGCCCGTACAACCCGGCGCAGGACGCCTCGCCGTTCGCGCTCGCCCAGGTCGCGGACGCGGGCGACATCGCCGCCAACCCGTTCAACATCAACGAGGCCGTCGAAACCATCCAGGCCGCCGCCGACGATCTGCTCGACACCGGCGCCCGCCTGATGACCCTCGGTGGCGACCACACCATCGCGCTGCCGCTGCTGCGCTCGGTCGCCCGCAAGCACGGGCCTGTCGCCCTGCTCCACTTCGACGCGCACCTGGACACGTGGGACACGTACTTCGGCGCCGAGTACACCCACGGCACCCCGTTCCGCCGCGCCGTCGAGGAGGGCATCCTCGACACCGAGGCGCTCTCGCACGTCGGCACCCGCGGCCCGCTGTACGGCAAGAAGGACCTGGACGACGACGAGAAGATGGGCTTCGGCATCGTCACCTCGGCGGACGTCATGCGCCGCGGTGTCGACGAGGTCGCGCAGCAGCTGCGCGAGCGCATCGGCGACCGGCCGCTGTACATCTCCATCGACATCGACGTCCTGGACCCGGCGCACGCCCCGGGCACCGGCACCCCGGAGGCCGGCGGCCTCACCTCCCGGGAGCTGCTGGAGATCATCCGTGGGCTCTCCTCCTGCCACCTGGTCTCCGCCGATGTCGTCGAGGTCGCCCCCGCGTACGACCACGCGGAGATCACCTCCGTCGCGGCCTCCCACACGGCGTACGAGCTGACCACGATCATGTCCCGGCAGATCTCCGCGGCCCGCCAGAGCGCCAAGTGA
- a CDS encoding ABC transporter ATP-binding protein, whose translation MTSAKVEPEQGWLRRLVGYCWRYRRNVLLALGASLGGMAVTALVPLVPKLIIDDVVLAHDRPLLPWAIVLVVAAVAVYVLTYVRRFYGGRLALDVQHDLRSDMFRSLTRLDGRRQDELDTGQVVGRATSDLQLIQGLLFMLPMMIGNVLLFVLSLIVMLTLSPLLTLVALAVAPALWFIADRSRKRLFPATWYAQGQAAAVAGIVDGSVTGVRVVKGFGQEQQEMDKLEGVSKKLFAGRLRTIRLNARYSPALQAVPSIGQVGMLALGGWMATRGQITLGTFVAFSTYLAQLTGPVRMLTMMLTVGQQARAGVERVLELIDTEPTLEEGTRTLPDGAATVEFDHVTFGYDPERPVLADFSLRVEPGETVAVVGASGSGKSTVSLLLPRFYDATGGAVRIGGEDVRDLTFDSLRGAIGMVPEDSFLFSDTVRSNIAYGHPDATDEQVLAATRAAQAHEFIEALPEGYDTVVGEQGLTLSGGQRQRVALARAILTDPRLLLLDDATSAVDAQVEAEIFDALREVVTGRTTLLIAHRRSTLALADRIAVLEDGRLADIGTHDELEERSALFRKLLTDPDALGADVVTADPAGVLAAAWSGEGAATGLAERTATVTASGSGSEGSDGPDRFETFDGSDRFNGSDRFNGTGGINGSKVSDGVTAALWLRESHPADGTAEGKARENGAAPAPVVPAAGGPAGMAAAMAGMPASPDLLAKVAALPPANDTPDVDEAQARIVDEEFGLRSLLRGFRVPLLLSLLLVAADAIAGLMLPVLIRHGIDSGVREAALGAVWVASAAGLVIVVVQWAAQWGSARLTGRTGERVLYTLRVKIFSHLHRLGLDYYERELTGRIMTRMTTDVDALSTFLQTGLVTALVSVLTFFGILVALLALDVQLALLVFATLPPLVLATWVFRRKSVRAYELARERVGVVNADLQENVAGLRIVQAFRRERVGAVRFAERSSAYREARVRGQFLISVYFPFVQLLSSGAAALVLIVGAQRVGAGTLTAGALVAYLLYIDLFFAPVQQLSQVFDGYQQASVSLGRIRELLRVPSTTPAAARPLAVPSLRGEITFKDVHFRYGDGAEALSGVDLRIPAGQTVAFVGETGAGKSTLVKLVARFYDPTGGGVLVDGTDIRELDMTAYRQRLGVVPQEPYLFAGTVRDSIAYGRMDATDAEVEAAARAVGAHEMIATLDGGYLHRVSERGRNLSAGQRQLIALARAELVDPDILLLDEATAALDLATEGLVNQAADRLAVRRTTLVVAHRLTTASRADRVVVLDHGRVIEDGTHDELLAADGRYARLWRTFVGEVRAAA comes from the coding sequence GTGACATCGGCGAAGGTTGAGCCGGAGCAGGGCTGGTTGCGGCGGTTGGTCGGCTATTGCTGGCGGTACCGCCGCAACGTACTGCTGGCGTTGGGCGCGTCACTGGGCGGGATGGCCGTCACCGCGCTCGTTCCGCTGGTGCCGAAGCTGATCATCGACGACGTGGTGCTCGCGCACGACCGTCCGCTGCTGCCCTGGGCGATCGTGCTGGTGGTCGCGGCCGTCGCCGTCTACGTCCTGACGTATGTGCGGCGCTTCTACGGCGGCCGGCTCGCCCTCGATGTGCAGCACGACCTGCGCAGCGACATGTTCCGCTCGCTGACCCGGCTGGACGGCCGGCGGCAGGACGAGCTCGACACCGGCCAGGTGGTCGGCAGGGCCACCAGCGACCTGCAGCTCATCCAGGGCCTGCTCTTCATGCTGCCGATGATGATCGGCAACGTGCTGCTGTTCGTGCTGTCCCTGATCGTGATGCTCACCCTCTCCCCGCTCCTCACCCTCGTCGCGCTGGCCGTCGCCCCCGCCCTCTGGTTCATCGCCGACCGCAGCCGCAAGCGGCTCTTCCCCGCCACCTGGTACGCCCAGGGGCAGGCCGCGGCCGTCGCGGGCATCGTCGACGGGTCCGTCACCGGCGTCCGCGTGGTGAAGGGCTTCGGCCAGGAGCAGCAGGAGATGGACAAGCTGGAGGGCGTCAGCAAGAAGCTGTTCGCCGGCCGGCTCCGCACGATCCGGCTGAACGCGCGCTACAGCCCGGCCCTCCAGGCCGTGCCCTCGATCGGCCAGGTGGGCATGCTGGCGCTCGGCGGATGGATGGCGACCCGCGGGCAGATCACGCTCGGCACGTTCGTCGCGTTCTCCACCTACCTCGCGCAGCTCACCGGCCCGGTCCGGATGCTGACCATGATGCTGACCGTCGGACAGCAGGCACGGGCCGGCGTCGAACGCGTCCTGGAACTGATCGACACCGAACCGACGCTGGAGGAGGGCACCCGGACGCTGCCCGACGGCGCGGCCACCGTCGAGTTCGACCACGTCACCTTCGGCTACGACCCCGAGCGGCCGGTGCTGGCCGACTTCTCGCTGCGCGTCGAGCCCGGTGAGACCGTCGCCGTCGTCGGCGCCTCGGGCTCCGGGAAGTCCACCGTCTCGCTGCTGCTGCCGCGCTTCTACGACGCCACCGGCGGCGCGGTGCGGATCGGCGGAGAGGACGTCCGCGACCTCACCTTCGACTCGCTGCGCGGCGCCATCGGCATGGTGCCCGAGGACAGCTTCCTGTTCTCCGACACCGTCCGCTCCAACATCGCCTACGGACACCCGGACGCCACCGATGAGCAGGTGCTCGCCGCGACCCGCGCGGCGCAGGCCCACGAGTTCATCGAGGCGCTCCCCGAGGGCTACGACACCGTGGTCGGCGAGCAGGGCCTGACCCTGTCCGGCGGCCAGCGGCAGCGCGTCGCCCTCGCCCGCGCGATCCTGACCGACCCGCGGCTGCTGCTCCTGGACGACGCGACCTCGGCGGTCGACGCCCAGGTCGAGGCGGAGATCTTCGACGCGCTGCGCGAGGTCGTGACCGGCCGGACGACACTGCTCATCGCCCACCGCCGCTCGACGCTGGCGCTCGCCGACCGGATCGCCGTCCTGGAGGACGGCCGGCTGGCGGACATCGGCACCCATGACGAACTGGAGGAGCGCTCCGCGCTCTTCCGCAAGCTGCTCACCGACCCGGACGCGCTCGGCGCGGACGTCGTCACCGCCGACCCGGCCGGTGTGCTCGCCGCCGCCTGGTCGGGCGAGGGCGCCGCGACCGGGCTGGCGGAGCGCACCGCCACCGTCACCGCATCCGGATCCGGATCCGAAGGGTCCGACGGGCCCGATCGGTTCGAGACGTTCGACGGGTCCGACAGGTTCAACGGGTCCGACAGGTTCAACGGAACTGGCGGGATCAACGGGTCCAAGGTGTCCGACGGAGTGACCGCGGCGCTGTGGCTCAGGGAGTCGCACCCCGCGGACGGGACCGCCGAGGGCAAGGCACGTGAGAACGGCGCCGCCCCGGCGCCCGTCGTCCCGGCGGCGGGTGGACCCGCCGGCATGGCCGCCGCGATGGCCGGGATGCCGGCCTCGCCCGACCTGCTCGCGAAGGTGGCGGCGCTGCCACCCGCCAACGACACCCCCGACGTGGACGAGGCGCAGGCCCGCATCGTCGACGAGGAGTTCGGGCTGCGCAGCCTGCTGCGCGGCTTCCGCGTCCCGCTGCTGCTCAGCCTGCTACTGGTGGCGGCGGACGCCATCGCCGGGCTGATGCTGCCGGTGCTGATCAGGCACGGCATCGACTCCGGTGTCCGGGAGGCCGCGCTCGGCGCGGTCTGGGTTGCCTCGGCCGCCGGCCTGGTGATCGTCGTCGTGCAGTGGGCGGCGCAGTGGGGTTCGGCGCGGCTGACCGGCAGGACCGGCGAGCGCGTCCTCTACACACTGCGGGTGAAGATCTTCTCGCATCTGCACCGGCTCGGGCTCGACTACTACGAGCGTGAGCTGACCGGCCGGATCATGACGCGGATGACCACGGACGTCGACGCTTTGTCGACATTCCTGCAGACCGGACTGGTCACCGCCCTGGTCAGCGTGCTCACCTTCTTCGGCATCCTGGTCGCGCTGCTCGCCCTGGACGTCCAGCTGGCGCTGCTGGTCTTCGCGACCCTCCCGCCGCTCGTGCTGGCCACCTGGGTGTTCCGGCGCAAGTCGGTCCGGGCCTACGAACTGGCCCGTGAACGCGTCGGCGTCGTCAACGCGGACCTCCAGGAGAACGTCGCCGGGCTGCGCATCGTGCAGGCGTTCCGCCGGGAGCGCGTCGGCGCCGTCCGGTTCGCGGAGCGCAGCAGCGCGTACCGCGAGGCCCGGGTGCGCGGACAGTTCCTGATCTCGGTGTACTTCCCGTTCGTGCAGTTGCTGTCCAGCGGTGCGGCCGCGCTGGTGCTGATCGTCGGCGCCCAGCGGGTCGGCGCGGGGACGCTGACCGCGGGCGCGCTCGTCGCGTACCTGCTCTACATCGATCTGTTCTTCGCGCCGGTGCAGCAGCTGTCGCAGGTCTTCGACGGCTACCAGCAGGCGTCGGTGTCGCTCGGCCGGATCCGTGAACTGCTGCGGGTGCCGAGCACCACCCCGGCCGCGGCCCGGCCGCTGGCCGTCCCGTCGCTGCGCGGCGAGATCACCTTCAAGGACGTGCACTTCCGGTACGGGGACGGCGCCGAGGCGCTGAGCGGCGTGGACCTGCGCATCCCGGCCGGGCAGACGGTCGCCTTCGTCGGCGAGACGGGCGCGGGCAAGTCCACGCTGGTCAAGCTGGTCGCCCGGTTCTACGACCCGACCGGCGGCGGCGTCCTCGTCGACGGCACCGACATCCGCGAACTCGACATGACGGCCTACCGGCAGCGGCTGGGCGTCGTACCGCAGGAGCCGTACCTGTTCGCCGGAACGGTGCGCGACTCCATCGCCTACGGACGGATGGACGCGACGGACGCGGAGGTCGAGGCCGCGGCCCGGGCGGTCGGTGCGCACGAGATGATCGCGACGCTCGACGGCGGCTATCTGCACCGGGTCAGCGAGCGCGGCCGCAACCTGTCCGCGGGACAGCGGCAGCTGATAGCCCTGGCCCGGGCCGAGCTCGTCGATCCCGACATCCTGCTGCTGGACGAGGCGACGGCCGCGCTCGACCTCGCCACGGAAGGACTGGTCAACCAGGCCGCCGACCGGCTGGCGGTGCGGCGCACCACGCTCGTCGTCGCGCACCGGCTGACCACGGCCTCGCGCGCCGACCGTGTCGTCGTGCTCGACCACGGCCGCGTCATCGAGGACGGCACGCATGACGAACTGCTCGCCGCGGACGGGCGATACGCCCGGTTGTGGCGCACATTCGTCGGTGAAGTACGGGCCGCCGCCTGA
- a CDS encoding glycoside hydrolase family 3 protein codes for MHHQPSRRTVLATAAASAVTAGAFAAGVPSAQAAVPDRRLIRAIIARMSRAEKVGQLFVMRVYGHSATDPDPVDVASNQSEMGVSDAAELIAKYHLGGIIYFSWAHNTRDPHQIADLSNGIQRAGLAHGTPIPLLISTDQEQGAVARIGSPATLFPGGMALGADGDPHDARAAAHVVGTELGAMGVNQNFSPVSDVNIDPANPVIGVRSFGADPQAVAALAAAQVKGYQGAGIASTAKHFPGHGDTGTDSHFDLPVITHSLDEWRRIDAPPFRAAIAAGIDSIMTAHILVPALDDSGNPATLSRPILTGILREELGYDGVVITDSLGMAGVRQKYGDDRVPVLALKAGADQLLNPPLLDVAWNAVLDALTSGEITDQRIDESLVRILELKARRGLFRNPYVTHQGVDRAVGIRSHLTTADRITGRTVTLLSNPSRILPLPRRAHRNLLVVGADPAAPSGTGGPPTSVLAKALTDLGHPAQALPTGTAPGQAVIDEAVAAARGKDGVVIGTYNVTAAAAGQIALVEALVATGVPIVQIALRNPYDIAWLGGVAAGIAMYGWTDVSMRAVARVIAGRAAPTGRLPVAVPRADDPEQTLYPIGHGLKYR; via the coding sequence ATGCACCACCAGCCATCCCGCCGCACCGTTCTCGCCACCGCGGCCGCCAGCGCCGTCACGGCGGGCGCCTTCGCCGCCGGCGTCCCGTCGGCCCAGGCCGCCGTCCCGGACCGCAGGCTCATCCGCGCGATCATCGCGCGGATGAGCCGGGCGGAGAAGGTCGGCCAGCTCTTCGTGATGCGGGTCTACGGCCATTCCGCCACCGACCCCGACCCCGTGGACGTCGCGTCCAACCAGAGCGAGATGGGCGTCTCCGACGCCGCCGAACTGATCGCCAAGTACCACCTCGGCGGCATCATCTACTTCAGCTGGGCCCACAACACCCGGGACCCGCACCAGATCGCCGACCTCTCCAACGGCATCCAGCGCGCCGGGCTGGCCCATGGGACTCCGATCCCGCTGCTGATCTCCACCGATCAGGAGCAGGGTGCGGTCGCCCGGATCGGCTCCCCCGCAACGCTCTTCCCCGGCGGGATGGCGCTCGGCGCCGACGGCGATCCGCACGACGCCCGCGCAGCGGCCCATGTCGTCGGCACCGAGCTCGGCGCCATGGGCGTCAACCAGAACTTCTCTCCGGTCTCCGACGTGAACATCGATCCTGCCAACCCCGTGATCGGCGTACGGTCCTTCGGCGCCGATCCGCAGGCTGTCGCCGCCCTGGCGGCGGCCCAGGTCAAGGGGTACCAGGGGGCCGGCATCGCCTCCACCGCCAAGCATTTCCCCGGCCACGGCGACACCGGCACCGACAGCCATTTCGACCTGCCCGTCATCACCCACTCGCTGGACGAGTGGCGGCGGATCGACGCCCCGCCGTTCCGTGCCGCGATCGCCGCCGGGATCGACTCGATCATGACGGCCCACATCCTGGTTCCCGCGCTCGACGACTCGGGGAACCCCGCCACCCTCTCCCGCCCCATCCTCACCGGGATCCTCCGGGAGGAACTCGGCTACGACGGTGTCGTGATCACCGATTCGCTCGGCATGGCCGGTGTGCGGCAGAAGTACGGCGACGACCGGGTGCCCGTGCTCGCCCTGAAGGCCGGCGCCGACCAGTTGCTGAACCCGCCGCTCCTCGACGTCGCCTGGAACGCGGTACTCGACGCCCTGACGTCCGGGGAGATCACCGATCAGCGGATCGACGAGTCCCTCGTCCGGATCCTGGAACTCAAGGCCCGCAGGGGCCTGTTCCGCAATCCGTATGTCACGCATCAGGGCGTCGACCGGGCGGTCGGCATCCGGTCGCACCTCACGACCGCCGACCGGATCACCGGCCGTACCGTCACCCTGCTCTCCAACCCCTCCCGGATCCTGCCGCTGCCGCGCCGCGCCCATCGGAACCTGCTCGTGGTCGGCGCGGATCCGGCCGCGCCGTCCGGCACCGGTGGCCCGCCGACCTCGGTCCTCGCCAAGGCGCTCACCGACCTCGGCCACCCCGCGCAGGCGCTGCCCACCGGCACCGCGCCCGGCCAGGCCGTCATCGACGAGGCCGTCGCGGCCGCCCGCGGCAAGGACGGCGTCGTCATCGGCACGTACAACGTCACGGCGGCCGCGGCCGGCCAGATCGCCCTGGTGGAGGCGCTGGTGGCCACCGGCGTCCCCATCGTCCAGATCGCCCTCCGCAATCCGTACGACATCGCGTGGCTCGGCGGCGTCGCGGCCGGGATCGCCATGTACGGCTGGACCGATGTGTCGATGCGCGCGGTGGCCCGGGTCATCGCCGGCAGGGCGGCTCCGACGGGCCGGCTGCCGGTCGCGGTGCCGCGCGCCGACGATCCGGAACAGACGCTCTATCCGATCGGACACGGGCTGAAATACCGGTAG
- a CDS encoding S28 family serine protease, translated as MRKALRWLLSLMLLVGATGAVGAGATGTATAADSTGANSARSDSARVDSASADIKDRILAIPGMTLIEEKPVTGYRYFVLNYTQPIDHLRPWKGTFQQRLTVLHKATDRPTVFFTSGYGLSTNASRSEPTRLIDGNQVSMEYRFFTPSRPTEPADWSKLDIWQAASDQHRIFQALDRIYHRNWIDTGGSKGGMTATYFRRFYPNDMDGTVAYVAPNDVVNKEDSAYTEFFKTVGNADCRAALNAVQREALVRRDEIVARYQKYADDNALTFTTVGSADKAYENVVLDLVWAFWQYHLESECPTVPKPTATTDELYSFIDTISGFDFYTDQGLEYYTPYYYQAGTQLGAPTFATPHLKGLLRYPGIYQPRSYVPRSIPMTFKPWAMPDVDNWVQHHAQRMLFVYGTNDPWGAEPFRLGKGAKDSFVMWAPGANHGANIAALKPADNAKATAEVLKWAGVTPATTLAPSFDAKLDVPNDVMERHPL; from the coding sequence ATGCGTAAGGCGCTCAGATGGCTGCTGTCACTGATGCTGCTCGTCGGCGCGACCGGTGCGGTCGGGGCCGGTGCGACGGGGACGGCCACCGCCGCGGATTCGACCGGTGCGAATTCGGCTCGTTCGGATTCGGCCCGTGTCGATTCGGCGAGCGCGGATATCAAGGACCGCATCCTGGCGATACCCGGGATGACCCTCATCGAGGAGAAGCCGGTCACCGGCTACCGGTACTTCGTTCTCAACTACACCCAGCCCATCGACCACCTCCGCCCCTGGAAGGGCACCTTCCAGCAGCGGCTGACGGTGCTCCACAAGGCGACCGACCGCCCGACGGTCTTCTTCACCTCCGGCTACGGGCTCTCCACCAACGCGAGCCGTTCGGAGCCGACCCGGCTCATCGACGGCAACCAGGTCTCCATGGAATACCGGTTCTTCACACCGTCCCGTCCCACCGAGCCGGCCGACTGGTCCAAGCTCGACATCTGGCAGGCGGCCAGCGACCAGCACCGGATCTTCCAGGCGCTGGACCGCATTTACCACCGGAACTGGATCGACACCGGCGGCAGCAAGGGCGGCATGACCGCCACCTACTTCCGCCGCTTCTACCCGAACGACATGGACGGCACGGTCGCCTACGTCGCGCCCAATGACGTGGTCAACAAGGAGGACTCGGCCTACACGGAGTTCTTCAAGACCGTCGGCAACGCGGACTGCCGTGCGGCGCTCAACGCCGTGCAGCGCGAGGCGCTGGTACGCCGCGACGAGATCGTCGCCCGCTACCAGAAGTACGCCGACGACAACGCGCTGACCTTCACCACCGTGGGCAGCGCCGACAAGGCGTACGAGAACGTCGTGCTGGACCTGGTGTGGGCGTTCTGGCAGTACCACCTGGAGTCGGAGTGCCCGACCGTCCCCAAGCCGACCGCGACCACCGATGAGCTGTACAGCTTCATCGACACCATCTCCGGCTTCGACTTCTACACCGACCAAGGGCTGGAGTACTACACGCCGTACTACTACCAGGCCGGCACCCAGCTCGGCGCGCCCACCTTCGCGACCCCGCACCTCAAGGGGCTGTTGCGCTACCCCGGCATCTACCAGCCGCGCTCGTACGTGCCGCGGTCCATCCCGATGACCTTCAAGCCGTGGGCGATGCCCGACGTGGACAACTGGGTGCAGCACCACGCCCAGCGGATGCTGTTCGTGTACGGAACGAACGACCCCTGGGGTGCAGAACCGTTCCGGCTCGGGAAGGGCGCGAAGGACTCCTTCGTGATGTGGGCGCCCGGTGCCAATCACGGCGCGAACATCGCCGCGCTCAAGCCCGCGGACAACGCCAAGGCGACCGCCGAGGTGCTGAAGTGGGCGGGCGTCACCCCGGCCACGACGCTCGCCCCCTCGTTCGACGCGAAGCTCGACGTACCGAACGACGTCATGGAGCGCCACCCGCTGTAG
- a CDS encoding thiamine pyrophosphate-binding protein, translated as MTARNGGDLVVESLAVLGATTVFGLPGQHALGTFDALRRSTLTYVGLRVENNAGFAADAYARVTGGVAPLLVSTGPGALMTLAALQESAAASAPVLAISSQVPTAGLGGGRHGYLHELRDQKASFRDVVKSVHTVRTASQIPSALAEAWESALTAPYGPVWVEIPQDVLLADTGVPPVTALRAVPRPLEPRAELITEAARLLSGAQRPVILAGGGVVRSGAAAELLALAEQLDAPVASTFGGKGAFPWEHPLSLQSWIEDRHTTDFLEAADVLLVVGSGLGELSSNYHTFRPRGRVIQIEADLGKLESNHPALGIHGDARLSLAALCDLTVPRPDEEAAKAVAEVLALVGDRIAGQDLGLEQQLLAAVRDALPDTSPSCWDMTILGYWAWSAFDARHPNTMHSAQGAGGLGYGFPAALGAAAADPARPVLAVSGDGGAMYSIAELATARQYGLPVTWLIVDDGGYGILREYMTDAFGQATATELARPDFVALAESFGVPATATTPGTLRDDLAAALAAPGPSVVVLPAHLRMFAPTHLIGS; from the coding sequence GTGACGGCCCGCAACGGCGGCGACCTCGTCGTCGAGTCCCTGGCCGTGCTCGGCGCGACCACGGTCTTCGGGCTGCCGGGACAGCACGCCCTCGGCACCTTCGACGCGCTGCGCCGCTCGACGCTCACCTACGTGGGGCTGCGCGTCGAGAACAACGCGGGCTTCGCCGCCGACGCGTACGCCCGGGTCACCGGCGGAGTCGCCCCGCTGCTGGTCTCCACCGGCCCCGGCGCGCTGATGACGCTCGCCGCGCTCCAGGAGTCCGCCGCCGCCTCCGCGCCGGTGCTCGCCATCAGCAGCCAGGTCCCGACCGCCGGACTCGGCGGCGGACGCCACGGCTATCTGCATGAACTGCGCGACCAGAAGGCGTCGTTCCGGGACGTGGTCAAGTCCGTGCACACGGTCCGCACCGCCTCGCAGATCCCCTCGGCCCTCGCCGAGGCCTGGGAGTCAGCGCTCACCGCGCCGTACGGACCGGTGTGGGTGGAGATCCCGCAGGACGTGCTGCTCGCCGACACCGGCGTCCCGCCCGTCACCGCACTGCGTGCGGTGCCCCGCCCGCTGGAGCCGCGCGCCGAGCTGATCACCGAGGCGGCCCGGCTGCTGTCCGGGGCACAGCGGCCGGTCATCCTGGCCGGCGGCGGCGTCGTACGGTCCGGCGCGGCCGCTGAGCTCCTCGCGCTGGCCGAGCAGCTCGACGCCCCGGTCGCCTCGACGTTCGGCGGCAAGGGCGCGTTCCCCTGGGAGCACCCGCTGTCGCTGCAGTCCTGGATCGAGGACCGGCACACCACCGACTTCCTCGAAGCCGCCGACGTGCTGCTCGTCGTCGGCTCCGGCCTCGGCGAACTCTCCTCGAACTACCACACGTTCCGCCCCCGCGGCCGGGTGATCCAGATCGAGGCGGACCTCGGGAAACTGGAGTCCAACCACCCCGCCCTGGGCATCCACGGCGACGCCCGGCTCTCGCTGGCCGCCCTGTGCGACCTGACGGTGCCGCGCCCGGACGAGGAGGCCGCCAAGGCCGTCGCCGAAGTGCTGGCCCTCGTCGGTGACCGGATCGCCGGCCAGGACCTGGGCCTGGAGCAGCAGTTGCTGGCCGCGGTCCGCGACGCCCTGCCCGACACCTCGCCCAGCTGCTGGGACATGACGATCCTCGGCTACTGGGCCTGGTCAGCCTTCGACGCCCGGCACCCCAACACCATGCACTCGGCGCAGGGCGCCGGCGGCCTCGGCTACGGCTTCCCCGCCGCCCTCGGCGCGGCCGCCGCCGATCCCGCACGGCCGGTCCTGGCCGTCTCGGGGGACGGCGGAGCCATGTACTCCATCGCCGAGCTGGCCACCGCGCGGCAGTACGGCCTGCCCGTCACCTGGCTCATCGTGGACGACGGCGGCTACGGCATCCTCCGCGAGTACATGACCGACGCCTTCGGCCAGGCGACCGCCACCGAGCTGGCGCGCCCGGACTTCGTCGCCCTCGCCGAGTCGTTCGGGGTCCCGGCCACCGCCACCACGCCCGGCACCCTCCGCGACGACCTCGCCGCGGCGCTGGCCGCCCCGGGCCCCTCCGTCGTCGTCCTCCCGGCGCACCTGCGGATGTTCGCCCCCACCCATCTCATAGGGAGCTGA